A genomic region of Equus caballus isolate H_3958 breed thoroughbred chromosome 1, TB-T2T, whole genome shotgun sequence contains the following coding sequences:
- the ZFHX2 gene encoding zinc finger homeobox protein 2 isoform X3: protein MATLNSSSAAGTTPSPGHNAPSPPPDTSPGTPSDPVTKDPPAAPSTSESMRPSEPGGQPLESGCGLIPPKETGEPQEEPGCGGFPPKDLGVEEDKQEEEGGGLPPVDLSNHLFFTAGGEACLVAKLSLPGGSELLLPKGFPWGEAGIKEEPSLPLLAHPPPTHLTALHIQHGFDPIQGFSSSDQILSHDTSAPSPAACEGRDGAFWSYQLAPNPPGDPKDGTMENRGGDHRALFWLCLLCRLGFSRPQAFKGHTQSHGVKLTHAQHQGLPGNPAVLQEGDEGCMALLSFLEPKPPAHPRLEIPLDNSSTVNMEVNVGQTEDGPPEAEAQAFVPPVEEVMALSSPSPPTAPATWDPSPTQAKESPTVAGEAGPDWFPEGQEEDGGLCPQLNQSSPTPKEGGTLPAPVGSPEDPSDPPQPYRLADDYTPAPAAFQGLSLSSHMSLLHSRNSCKTLKCPKCNWHYKYQQTLDVHMREKHPESNSQCSYCSAGGAHPRLARGESYNCGYKPYRCDVCNYSTTTKGNLSIHMQSDKHLANLQGFQGGPGGQGSPPEAALPPSTGDKEPKTKSSWQCKVCSYETNISRNLRIHMTSEKHMQNVLMLHQGLPLGLPPGLVGPGPPPPAGAAPTTPPELFQYFPPQALGQPQAPLPGPGLRPDKPLEAQLLLNGFHHLGAPTRKFPTPDDSPSPKVFRCLVCQAFSTDNLELLLYHCSVGRSLPEAEWKEVAGDTHRCKLCCYGTQLKANFQLHLKTDKHAQKYQLAAHLREGGGTVGTPSPVPLGDGAPYGSVPPLHLRCNICDFESNSKEKMQLHARGAAHEENGQIYKFLLEMEGAAAGADLGLFRCLLCAWETPSRLAVLQHLRAPAHRDAQAQRRLQLLQSGPAAEEGLSALQSILSFSHGQLRTSGKAPVTASAEPPTPEKDAQNKTEQLASEEAENKIGPPGDSATQTTVFCCPYCSFLSPESDQVRAHTLSQHAVQPKYRCPLCQEQLVGRPALHFHLSHLHNVVPECVEKLLLVATTVEMTFTTKVLPGPTLSPLGDDPEPPTPGPEFAPSRDQALEGPHLTPEASPDPLSEPPLPSAETPDKPPGSPDQPPSPAPSPAPQPDAQAEEMAPPPAMAEEEEGTVGEPRPAEPAPVDSRHPLTYRKTTNFALDKFLDPARPYKCTVCKESFTQKNILLVHYNSVSHLHKMKKAAIDPSGPARGEAGTTPTTAAATDKPFKCTVCRVSYNQSSTLEIHMRSVLHQTRSRGAKTDAKAEGPERGQEEPKEGETEGEVGTEKKGPDPGGFISGLPFLSPPPPPLDLHRFPAPLFTPPVLPPFPLVPESLLKLQQQQLLLPFYLHDLKVGPKLALAGPAPLLSLPAATPPPPPPPPKADLAEREWERPPTAEEGNEAGPTSPPHSTPNEAARTAAKALLENFGFELVIQYNEGKQAVPPPPTPPPPEALGSGDKLACRACGKLFSNMLILKTHEEHVHRRFLPFEALSRYAAQFRKSYDSLYPPPAEPSKPPDGSLDSPAPQLGPPFLVPEPEAAGGYPPEEPSRAGGRWPPEEEESSRGNLPPLVPAGRRFSRTKFTEFQTQALQSFFETSAYPKDGEVERLASLLGLASRVVVVWFQNARQKARKNAIEGGPMPTVGGTGGASGCRRCYATFSCVFELVRHLKKCYDDQPPEEEEEETERGEEEEEGEEEDAEEEQGLEPRAGPEGPSPEPPDKTELSQAEATKPGGKEPEERGPPSPCPAHTCDQCTMSFPSQDLLTSHRRLHFLPSVQPSPASHLLDLPLLVFGERNPMMAGTPPVPGPPIKRKHEDGSLSPTGSEAGGGGEGEPPRDKRLRTTILPEQLEILYRWYMQDSNPTRKMLDCISEEVGLKKRVVQVWFQNTRARERKGQFRSTPGGVPNPAVKPPITPTPAPFPKFNLLLGKVDDGPGREAPKKEAPAFPYPTVTPAAGPLPFLPPGKEATTSIPEPPLPLPPPPPPSEDEGPEEPSKASPESEACSPSAGDLSDSSASSLAEPESPGAGGTSGGPGGGAGVPDGMGQRRYRTQMSSLQLKIMKACYEAYRTPTMQECEVLGEEIGLPKRVIQVWFQNARAKEKKAKLQGAAVGGAAGSSEGHLGAQRTDCPYCDVKYDFYVSCRGHLFSRQHLAKLKEAVRAQLKSESKCYDLAPAPEAPPVPKAPPATTPASMPPALPRLAPVLLSGPALAQPPLGSLPPFNSGPAASSGLLGLATSVLPATTVVQTAGPSCPLPQRPVPNQSNPSTAGTTDPAPGPPTEPSGDKVSGERKPVVAPANSSTDALKNLKALKATVPALLGGQFLPFPLPPAGGTTPPTVFGPQLQGTYFQQLYGMKKGLFPVNPVIPQTLIGLLPNALLQPPSQPPEPTATAPPKPPELPAAGEGEAGEADELLTGSTGISTVDVTHRYLCRQCKMAFDGEALATAHQRSFCFFGRGSGGSMPPPLRVPICTYHCLACEVLLSGREALASHLRSSAHRRKAAPPPGGPPITVTNAATAATAAVAFAKEEARLPHTDSNPKTTTTSTLLAL, encoded by the exons ATGGCCACCCTTAACTCATCCTCTGCTGCTGGCACCACCCCCTCCCCTGGGCACAatgccccttccccacctccgGACACCTCCCCCGGGACCCCCTCTGATCCTGTCACCAAAGATCCCCCTGCTGCCCCCTCCACCTCTGAGAGCATGAGGCCCTCAGAGCCAGGGGGACAGCCCCTGGAGTCGGGCTGTGGCCTCATCCCACCAAAGGAGACTGGGGAGCCCCAAGAAGAGCCtggctgtggtggcttcccaccaAAGGACCTGGGGGTGGAAGAGGAcaagcaggaggaagaaggaggagggctCCCTCCCGTGGACCTAAGCAACCACTTATTCTTCACAGCTGGCGGTGAGGCCTGCCTAGTGGCCAAGCTGTCCCTGCCAGGTGGCAGTGAACTCCTGTTACCAAAGGGCTTCCCCTGGGGTGAGGCGGGCATCAAGGAAGAGCCCAGCCTGCCCCTCCTTGCCCACCCGCCCCCTACACACCTCACTGCCCTTCACATCCAACATGGCTTTGACCCAATCCAAGGCTTTAGCTCTTCTGACCAAATTCTGTCCCATGATACCTCAGCGCCATCTCCGGCCGCCTGTGAGGGAAGGGATGGAGCCTTCTGGAGCTACCAGCTGGCTCCAAACCCACCTGGAGATCCCAAAGATGGCACCATGGAGAACAGAGGGGGAGACCACAGGGCACTcttctggctctgcctcctgTGCCGCCTGGGTTTCAGCAGGCCCCAGGCCTTTAAGGGTCATACACAGTCTCATGGGGTGAAGCTAACCCACGCTCAACACCAGGGCCTGCCAGGCAACCCAGCTGTGCTCCAGGAGGGGGACGAAGGCTGCATGGCCCTTCTAAGCTTTCTGGAACCAAAACCGCCTGCTCACCCCCGCTTAGAAATTCCCCTTGACAACAGCAGCACAGTGAACATGGAGGTGAATGTAGGCCAGACCGAGGATGGCCCTCCTGAGGCAGAAGCCCAGGCCTTTGTCCCGCCTGTGGAAGAAGTCATGGCCCTCAGctcaccctccccacccacagccccagccacCTGGGATCCCAGCCCAACCCAAGCCAAAGAATCACCAACAGTGGCAGGTGAGGCAGGGCCAGATTGGTTCCCTGAGGGGCAAGAAGAGGATGGAGGGCTCTGCCCCCAACTCAACCAAAGCTCACCCACCCCCAAGGAGGGGGGCACTCTCCCCGCCCCAGTGGGCTCCCCTGAAGACCCCAGCGACCCACCCCAGCCCTACCGCCTAGCTGACGACTAcaccccagcccctgcagccttccAGGGCCTCAGCCTGTCCAGCCACATGTCTCTGCTACACTCGCGCAACTCCTGCAAGACACTCAAGTGTCCCAAGTGCAACTGGCACTACAAGTACCAACAGACCCTGGACGTGCACATGCGGGAGAAGCACCCAGAGAGCAACAGTCAGTGCAGCTACTGCAGCGCCGGTGGTGCCCACCCCCGCCTCGCCCGCGGAGAGAGCTACAACTGCGGCTACAAGCCCTACCGCTGCGACGTCTGCAACTACTCCACCACCACCAAGGGCAACCTCAGCATCCACATGCAGTCTGACAAGCACCTGGCCAACCTGCAGGGCTTCCAGGGGGGGCCTGGAGGACAGGGAAGTCCCCCAGAGGCAGCACTCCCACCCTCCACGGGGGACAAGGAGCCCAAGACCAAATCATCCTGGCAGTGCAAGGTGTGCAGCTATGAGACCAACATCTCTCGCAACCTGCGCATCCACATGACCTCCGAGAAGCACATGCAGAATGTCCTCATGCTGCACCAGGGGCTGCCACTGGGCCTGCCACCTGGGCTGGTGGGGCcaggtccccctcccccagcaggggCTGCCCCCACCACGCCCCCTGAACTCTTCCAGTACTTCCCACCGCAGGCCCTCGGGCAGCCTCAGGCTCCCTTGCCTGGCCCCGGGCTGAGGCCAGACAAGCCCTTGGAAGCCCAGCTGCTTCTCAACGGCTTCCACCACCTTGGAGCGCCTACCCGGAAGTTCCCCACACCTG aTGACAGCCCATCCCCGAAGGTGTTCCGCTGCCTCGTGTGCCAGGCCTTCAGCACGGACAACCTGGAGCTGCTGCTCTACCACTGCAGCGTGGGCCGCAGCCTCCCGGAGGCCGAGTGGAAGGAGGTGGCCGGCGACACCCACCGCTGCAAGCTCTGCTGCTACGGCACCCAGCTCAAGGCCAACTTCCAACTCCACCTCAAGACCGACAAACATGCTCAGAAGTACCAGCTGGCAGCCCACCTGAGGGAGGGGGGCGGGACCGTGGGCACCCCCTCCCCAGTGCCCCTGGGAGACGGGGCTCCTTATGGGTCTGTTCCCCCCCTGCACCTGCGATGCAACATCTGTGACTTTGAGTCCAACAGCAAGGAGAAGATGCAGCTGCACGCCCGGGGTGCAGCCCATGAAGAAAACGGTCAGATCTATAAG TTTCTGCTGGAGATGGAGGGGGCAGCAGCTGGGGCAGACCTGGGGCTGTTCCGCTGCCTGCTGTGTGCGTGGGAGACGCCCTCCCGCCTAGCTGTGCTGCAGCACCTGCGTGCCCCTGCCCACCGGGATGCCCAGGCCCAGCGGCGTCTGCAGCTGCTACAGAGTGGCCCAGCAGCCGAGGAAGGGCTCTCAGCTCTTCAGAGCATCCTGAGCTTCAGCCATGGGCAGCTCCGGACTTCTG GGAAAGCTCCTGTCACCGCCTCAGCTGAGCCACCCACCCCTGAGAAAGATGCCCAGAACAAGACAGAACAGTTGG CTTCTGAAGAGGCAGAGAACAAGATTGGCCCTCCTGGAGACAGTGCCACCCAGACCACG GTATTCTGCTGTCCATACTGCAGCTTCCTGAGCCCAGAGTCCGACCAGGTGAGGGCTCACACACTCTCCCAGCATGCAGTGCAGCCCAAGTACAGGTGCCCACTGTGCCAGGAGCAGTTGGTGGGCCGGCCTGCCCTGCACTTCCACCTTAGCCACCTGCACAACGTGGTGCCTGAGTGTGTTGAGAAGCTGCTGCTTGTG GCCACAACTGTAGAGATGACCTTCACAACCAAAGTGCTGCCTGGGCCCACTCTAAGCCCTCTGGGGGATGACCCAGAGCCCCCCACTCCCGGGCCAGAGTTTGCACCCAGCAGAGACCAGGCATTAG AAGGCCCTCACCTGACCCCAGAAGCCAGTCCTGATCCTCTTTCTGAgcctcccctgccctcagccGAGACCCCAGACAAGCCCCCGGGAAGCCCTGACCAACCCCCTTCTCCAGCCCCATCTCCAGCCCCTCAACCTGATGCCCAAGCTGAAGAAATGGCTCCTCCACCCGCCatggctgaggaggaagaggggactGTCGGGGAGCCCCGCCCCGCAGAGCCAGCCCCAGTTGACTCTCGCCACCCTCTGACCTATCGGAAGACCACCAACTTTGCCCTGGACAAGTTTCTCGACCCTGCCCGGCCCTATAAGTGCACAGTGTGTAAGGAGTCCTTCACACAGAAGAATATCCTCCTGGTCCACTATAACTCTGTCTCCCACCTGCACAAGATGAAGAAGGCTGCCATTGACCCCTCTGGCCCTGCCCGGGGAGAGGCTGGCACCACGCCTACCACAGCTGCTGCCACAGACAAGCCCTTTAAGTGCACAGTCTGCCGAGTCTCCTACAACCAGAGCTCCACCCTGGAGATCCACATGCGCTCGGTTCTGCACCAGACTCGCTCTCGGGGAGCCAAGACTGACGCCAAGGCTGAGGGGCCAGAGCGTGGCCAAGAAGAGCCCAAGGAAGGCGAGACTGAGGGGGAGGTGGGCACTGAGAAGAAGGGCCCCGATCCCGGTGGCTTCATATCTGGATTGCCCTTCCtgtccccgcccccacctccttTGGACCTGCATCGATTCCCAGCCCCCCTCTTCACTCCACCGGTCCTTCCCCCCTTCCCTCTGGTGCCCGAATCACTGCTTAagctccagcagcagcagcttctcCTGCCCTTCTACCTCCATGACCTCAAGGTGGGGCCCAAGCTGGCACTGGCTGGGCCTGCGCCCCTGCTGTCCCTGCCAGctgccacccctcctcccccgcctccACCCCCTAAGGCCGACCTAGCTGAACGAGAGTGGGAACGGCCCCCCACGGCCGAAGAGGGGAATGAAGCAGGGCCCACCTCACCGCCCCACTCAACACCCAATGAAGCAGCCCGCACTGCAGCCAAAGCCCTCCTAGAAAACTTCGGCTTTGAGCTGGTGATCCAGTACAATGAAGGGAAACAGgctgtgccccctcccccaaccccacccccaccagagGCCCTGGGCAGTGGGGATAAGCTGGCCTGCAGGGCCTGTGGGAAACTCTTCTCCAATATGCTTATCCTCAAGACACACGAGGAGCATGTCCACCGCCGCTTTCTGCCCTTTGAAGCCCTGAGCCGTTATGCTGCTCAGTTTCGAAAGAGTTATGACAGCCTATACCCACCCCCTGCAGAGCCCTCGAAACCTCCTGATGGGTCTCTGGATTCACCTGCTCCCCAACTGGGCCCTCCCTTCCTGGTCCCAGAGCCTGAGGCAGCAGGGGGCTATCCCCCGGAGGAGCCAAGCCGGGCAGGAGGACGCTGGCccccagaggaggaagaaagctcCAGAGGGAATCTTCCTCCCCTAGTGCCTGCAGGCCGCCGGTTCTCCAGAACCAAGTTCACCGAGTTCCAAACCCAAGCCCTGCAGTCTTTCTTTGAGACCAGTGCCTACCCCAAGGACGGAGAGGTAGAGCGGCTCGCAAGTCTCTTAGGCCTGGCTAGCCGTGTGGTAGTAGtatggttccagaatgcccgccAGAAAGCACGCAAAAATGCCATCGAGGGTGGGCCCATGCCAACGGTAGGAGGCACTGGGGGAGCCTCAGGCTGCAGGCGCTGCTATGCCACCTTTTCCTGTGTTTTTGAGTTGGTGCGGCACCTCAAGAAATGCTATGATGACCAGCCccctgaagaggaggaagaagagacagagagaggggaagaggaggaagaaggagaggaggaagacgCAGAGGAGGAACAAGGCCTGGAACCCCGGGCAGGGCCTGAGGGCCCATCACCAGAACCCCCAGACAAGACAGAGCTGAGCCAAGCAGAGGCAACGAAGCCAGGAGGCAAAGAGCCTGAAGAGAGGGGCCCTCCCTCACCTTGCCCAGCCCACACCTGTGACCAGTGCACCATGTCTTTCCCCAGCCAGGACCTCCTGACCAGTCACCGCCGGCTACATTTCCTGCCATCTGTGCAGCCGagccctgcctcccacctcctaGATCTGCCCTTGCTGGTGTTTGGGGAGCGAAACCCCATGATGGCAGGCACTCCGCCAGTGCCAGGGCCACCCATCAAACGGAAGCACGAGGACGGCAGCTTGTCCCCAACGGGTAGTGAagcagggggtggaggggagggtgaACCCCCCAGGGACAAGCGCCTGCGCACCACTATCCTGCCTGAACAGCTGGAGATCCTGTACCGTTGGTATATGCAGGACTCCAACCCAACACGCAAGATGCTGGACTGCATCTCTGAGGAGGTGGGGCTCAAAAAGCGAGTAGTACAGGTCTGGTTCCAGAATACCAGGGCCCGGGAGAGGAAAGGCCAGTTTCGGAGCACCCCTGGGGGAGTACCCAATCCAGCAGTCAAGCCCCCCATCACGCCTACCCCTGCACCCTTCCCCAAGTTCAACCTCTTGTTGGGCAAGGTGGATGATGGGCCTGGAAGGGAAGCCCCAAAGAAGGAAGCACCTGCTTTTCCCTACCCCACAGTAACCCCTGCTGCTGGGCCCCTGCCTTTCCTACCACCTGGGAAAGAGGCCACCACCTCAATACCAGAGCCACCTCTAcctctcccaccaccccctcctcccagtgAGGATGAGGGCCCAGAGGAACCATCTAAGGCTTCTCCAGAGAGTGAGGCTTGCAGTCCATCTGCAGGGGATCTAAGTGATTCGTCTGCTTCCAGCCTGGCCGAACCAGAATCCCCTGGGGCTGGAGGGACCAGTGGGGGaccaggaggtggggctggggttcCAGACGGAATGGGGCAGCGACGCTACAGGACCCAGATGAGCAGCCTGCAGCTGAAAATCATGAAAGCCTGCTACGAAGCCTACCGCACCCCCACCATGCAAGAGTGTGAGGTGCTTGGGGAGGAGATTGGGCTGCCCAAGAGAGTCATCCAGGTCTGGTTTCAGAATGCTCGTGCCAAGGAAAAAAAGGCCAAACTGCAGGGGGCAGCAGTTGGCGGGGCTGCGGGCAGCAGTGAGGGCCACTTGGGAGCCCAGCGCACAGACTGCCCCTACTGTGATGTCAAGTATGATTTCTATGTCTCCTGCCGAGGCCATCTCTTTTCCCGCCAGCACCTGGCCAAGCTCAAGGAGGCGGTCCGAGCCCAGCTGAAGAGTGAAAGCAAGTGCTACGACTTGGCCCCGGCACCCGAGGCACCCCCTGTTCCCAAGGCCCCACCTGCCACCACACCTGCCTCTATGCCACCGGCCCTGCCTCGCCTGGCCCCGGTCCTGTTGTCTGGCCCAGCTCTGGCCCAGCCCCCACTGGGCAGCTTACCTCCTTTCAATTCAG GCCCTGCAGCGTCCTCAGGCCTCCTCGGCCTCGCCACTTCAGTCCTGCCTGCTACTACAGTGGTCCAGACTGCTGGCCCAAGCTGCCCCTTACCTCAGAGACCTGTGCCCAACCAATCCAACCCCTCCACAGCAGGCACCACTGACCCTGCCCCGGGCCCACCTACTGAACCCTCTGGGGACAAGGTCTCTGGTGAGCGAAAACCAGTTGTGGCCCCCGCCAACTCCTCCACTGATGCCCTCAAGAACCTCAAAGCATTGAAGGCCACTGTCCCAGCCCTGCTGGGGGGCCAATTCCTGCCCTTCCCATTGCCCCCTGCAGGGGGCACCACACCACCAACTGTCTTTGGCCCCCAGTTACAGGGGACCTACTTCCAACAGCTCTATGGCATGAAGAAGGGGCTATTTCCCGTGAACCCTGTGATACCTCAGACCCTCATCGGACTGCTCCCTAATGCCCTCCTCCAGCCACCATCCCAGCCCCCCGAGCCCACAGCCACAGCGCCTCCAAAGCCTCCTGAACTGCCCgctgcaggggagggggaggccggAGAGGCCGATGAGCTGCTGACAGGCAGCACTGGCATCTCCACCGTGGATGTGACCCACCGCTACCTGTGCCGCCAGTGCAAGATGGCATTTGACGGGGAGGCCCTGGCCACTGCTCACCAGAGATCCTTCTGCTTCTTTGGGCGGGGCTCTGGGGGTTCCATGCCCCCCCCACTGCGGGTGCCCATCTGTACCTACCACTGCCTGGCATGTGAGGTGCTGCTGAGTGGGCGTGAAGCCCTGGCCTCCCACCTGCGCTCCTCGGCCCACAGGCGCAAggcggccccgcccccagggggCCCACCCATCACCGTCACCAACGCCGCCACTGCTGCCACGGCTGCTGTGGCTTTTGCCAAAGAGGAAGCAAGATTACCTCACACGGACTCCAACCCAAAAACTACTACTACCTCTACACTTCTAGCTTTATAA